The Gemmatimonadaceae bacterium sequence TGGTGGATACTTCTCCCAGGGATACGGCTGCCGCGTCGTCGTCCGCGCCCGCGACTCGCGGTTCAGCGACTCCGGCCGTAGTACCGGCAGATCTCGATGCACTTCGTGCGCAGAAGATGGTGATTCCTGTCGCAGGTGTGGAGGCGAAGGATCTGGTGGACAGCTTCGACGACACTCGTGACGGTACGCGCCATCACAATGCTCTCGACATCATGGCTGCCCGCAACACTCCCGCAATTGCAGCGACTTCGGGTACCGTGCTCAAGCTTTATAACAGCACGGCCGGCGGACTCACTGTGTACATGTCCGATCCGACGTCGAGGTTCGTGATAATGTACGGCCACCTCGACGGCCATCGGCCAGGGCTGAAGGAAGGAATGGCTGTGAATCGCGGAGAGTTGATCGGGTTCGTCGGCTCGACCGGCAACGCGAGCCTGCTCGCGCCCCATCTCCATTTTCAGATCATGCGCAACGACGACATGAACGAATGGTGGAAGGGCACGCCCATCAATCCATTCCTGGTTTTCCGGCCGC is a genomic window containing:
- a CDS encoding M23 family metallopeptidase, which gives rise to MRAYGATFVGAFLIALVYSTKPDGGSVITIARSGDTALVVDTSPRDTAAASSSAPATRGSATPAVVPADLDALRAQKMVIPVAGVEAKDLVDSFDDTRDGTRHHNALDIMAARNTPAIAATSGTVLKLYNSTAGGLTVYMSDPTSRFVIMYGHLDGHRPGLKEGMAVNRGELIGFVGSTGNASLLAPHLHFQIMRNDDMNEWWKGTPINPFLVFRPR